From the Dunckerocampus dactyliophorus isolate RoL2022-P2 chromosome 12, RoL_Ddac_1.1, whole genome shotgun sequence genome, one window contains:
- the LOC129190787 gene encoding transcriptional adapter 2-alpha-like, translating to MDRLSSFGNDPFDKPPCRGCSSYLTEPYIKCAECGPSPFLLCLQCFTRGFEYKKHQSDHKYEIMTSDFPVLEPGWTAQEEMALLEAVMDCGFGNWQDVAYQMRSKSKEECESHYMKNFINNPLFSSTLLSLRKTKDACFADGAIPFKPTDEPPRPTFDSVLSRDMAGYMPARADFMEEFDNYAEWDIKDIDFVDDDSDILRALKLAVVDIYHSRLKERQRRKKIIRDHGLINMRKFQVLERCYPKEVQELYDVMRRFARVTGPVEHDKFIESHALEFELRREIRKLQEYRKAGIKSFCSAKVYERVKRLREDERRKRTMLCDVLQYIQDGRACQQWLSKQAAIDAGITPAVTTITTSATGRRSAPPLNLTGLPGTEKLNEREKELCQVVRLVPGAYLEYKQALLNECRRQGGLRLAQARALIKIDVNKTRKIYDFLIKEGYITKA from the exons ATGGATCGCTTGTCTTCATTTGGAA ACGACCCCTTCGACAAACCACCATGCAGAGGCTGCTCATCCTACCTAACAGAGCCTTACATCAAGTGTGCTGAATGTGGACCTTCTCCTTTCTTACTCTGCCTACAG TGTTTTACCAGAGGATTTGAATACAAGAAACATCAGAGTGATCACAAGTATGAAATAATG ACGTCAGACTTCCCGGTTCTGGAGCCCGGTTGGACGGCGCAGGAGGAGATGGCGCTGCTGGAGGCCGTTATGGACTGTGGTTTTGGAAACTG GCAGGATGTCGCCTACCAAATGCGCAGCAAAAGCAAAGAGGAGTGCGAGAGCCACTACATGAAGAATTTCATCAACAACCCGCTCTTCTCCTCCACCCTGCTCAGCCTGCGCAAAACTAAAGATGCTTGCTTTGCGGATGGTGCCATTCCTTTCAAAC CAACTGATGAGCCCCCTCGGCCCACCTTTGACTCGGTGCTGTCACGAGACATGGCGGGATACATGCCTGCTCGTGCAGACTTCATGGAG GAGTTCGACAACTACGCAGAATGGGATATCAAGGACATTGATTTTGTGGATGATGACTCGGACATCCTGCGAG CACTCAAGCTGGCAGTGGTTGATATATACCATTCAAGATTAAAGGAGCGACAACGCAGGAAGAA GATTATTCGAGACCATGGACTGATCAACATGCGCAAATTCCAGG TTCTGGAGCGTTGCTACCCGAAGGAGGTGCAGGAGCTCTATGACGTCATGAGACGGTTTGCACGAGTCACTGGACCTGTTGAACACGACAAGTTCATTGAGAGTCACGCAC TGGAGTTTGAACTGAGGCGGGAGATCCGCAAGCTGCAGGAGTACAGGAAAGCCGGGATCAAGTCTTTCTGCA GCGCCAAAGTGTACGAGCGGGTGAAGCGGCTGCGCGAGGACGAACGCAGGAAGAGGACCATGTTGTGCGACgtgctgcagtacatccaggaCGGCAGAGCGTGCCAGCAGTGGCTCAGCAAACAGGCCGCCAT AGATGCTGGCATCACACCGGCTGTCACAACAATCACAACATCAG CAACAGGCAGGCGGAGCGCCCCTCCCCTCAACCTGACCGGGCTGCCCGGGACAGAGAAGCTCAACGAACGAGAGAAAGAG TTGTGTCAGGTGGTACGCTTGGTGCCAGGTGCTTACCTGGAGTATAAGCAGGCGCTGCTCAACGAGTGTCGGCGGCAAGGCGGTCTACGTCTGGCTCAGGCCCGAGCGCTCATCAAGATCGACGTCAACAAGACGCGCAAAATCTACGACTTCCTGATCAAGGAGGGCTATATCACCAAGGCGTAG